One genomic region from Drosophila busckii strain San Diego stock center, stock number 13000-0081.31 chromosome 3R, ASM1175060v1, whole genome shotgun sequence encodes:
- the LOC108604544 gene encoding tRNA pseudouridine synthase A gives MHLSHLISSCLKAGYLKTLLQSKPVNRLLFNTRNKSFAAAMSEALDNMEQDNATRKAAKEAENETVKEANRVKRNLKRRKWVDWKTQDEEDAANGTKRAPFDPSDRIKRKKSAILLSYCGAKYFGMQRNPGMQTIEEELFKAMLKHKWITEDSFEQIQISCFQRAARTDKGVSAARQVCSVKLPEELDLPAFNADLPEQIRLFGVERVTKGFNAKDQCNARTYTYTLPTVAFAPNEEHHEQQTFRITPTQLDKVNVTLKLYEGTKNFHNFTSKKNFLDPSSKRFIMSFTCSAPFQSPQGIEFATLKVKGQSFMLHQIRKMVGLAVAIVRGNTTPITLERALTEERLDLPMAPGLGLVLDTVHYERYNDRYGQDGIHAPLIWSAQETQVNEFIEHYIYANIYKTEAEESNMMNWLSTLHFHSYDTRRDEPATESEDKSKADDADE, from the exons atgcatttaagcCATTTAATTAGTAGCTGCTTAAAGGCAG GTTACCTGAAAACACTGCTTCAATCGAAACCGGTGAACCGGCTTTTGTTTAATACGCGCAATAAatcgtttgctgctgccatgtcAGAAGCATTGGACAATATGGAGCAAGACAATGCCACTAgaaaagcagccaaagaggCAGAGAATGAGACTGTTAAGGAAGCCAATAGGGTAAAACGCAATCTAAAGCGCAGAAAATGGGTAGACTGGAAGACGCAAGACGAGGAGGATGCAGCAAACGGAACAAAACGTGCACCTTTCGATCCATCTGACAGAATAAAGCGTAAAAAGAGTGCTATTCTATTATCCTACTGTGGCGCCAAATACTTCGGTATGCAACGCAATCCAGGCATGCAGACAATAGAGgaagaattatttaaagcaatgttGAAGCACAAATGGATAACAGAAGATAGTTTTGAACAGATACAAATCTCATGTTTTCAACGAGCTGCACGAACTGACAAAGGTGTTTCGGCGGCACGCCAAGTGTGTTCTGTAAAGCTGC CTGAGGAACTGGATCTGCCGGCCTTCAACGCGGACTTGCCCGAGCAAATACGCTTGTTTGGAGTTGAGCGCGTTACCAAGGGCTTCAATGCGAAGGATCAATGCAATGCGAGAACTTACACATATACTTTGCCTACTGTAGCTTTTGCACCTAACGAAGAGCACCATGAGCAACAAACTTTTCGTATAACGCCCACGCAGCTGGATAAAGTTAATGTCACCTTGAAACTCTATGAAGGCACCAAAAACTTTCACAATTTCACCAGCAAAAA AAATTTTCTGGACCCGTCCAGTAAGCGTTTCATTATGAGTTTTACATGCAGTGCTCCTTTTCAAAGCCCTCAGGGCATTGAATTTGCAACGCTTAAGGTCAAGGGCCAAAGCTTTATGCTTCATCAGATACGCAAGATGGTGGGATTGGCCGTAGCAATAGTGCGTGGAAACACAACACCTATCACATTGGAGCGCGCCTTAACCGAGGAGCGTTTGGACTTACCCATGGCGCCTGGTCTGGGTTTGGTATTGGATACAGTGCACTATGAGCGTTATAATGACCGTTATGGCCAGGATGGCATACATGCGCCATTAATATGGTCAGCACAAGAGACGCAAGTCAATGAGTTTATAgaacattatatatatgctaatatatataaaactgaaGCTGAGGAGAGCAATATGATGAATTGGTTAAGcactttgcattttcattcataCGATACTAGAAGAGATGAGCCGGCAACGGAAAGCGAGGACAAATCCAAagctgatgatgctgatgaaTAA
- the LOC108601743 gene encoding uncharacterized protein LOC108601743 produces the protein MLRSSSELLAITLVFCTVLCIVYCKHVVITSPKQALIGSTINVSAILYDGNKIASKSSYRFTWKNIDGSSEKSIDTSNPFCNWTMTYTKDVSHLGRQKLDVSVSEKELWLWIPVAGQIVDIMLVDTLSGGLELIQHQVVRSQDFVSTQNPVNHSIQLWPADKEFLEQNHYYVNTYWFQNCTYLGMSRDLDYQAIYPVAEQYYDIEVLIVASPYPLPEPTTSTTTTTTTTTTTTTTTTSTTTTTTTTSTTTAKPPPRLKRDTNETMHANAAILGINLVKAVREQQLRDRTNNTNQSIALINPLGVRHLSKLSPNDLPPYNCVNRSLIAMDTSKTYGFFHRRIITKTPISGFSSSGKNWLQHWEIINLQIDCKGSPPFKICTRWFNAPYNATGQESCQDYYEYETCNYNYQRYFSDSKTILFFIRNEVSESVNQVTVNIYEAKRQSQLSVVVVPIACTLVAVCLVIFGVAYYMQSRNRFTVEVADFNFGDTQSVDMEYKTFQQRLIDSMRDAWPWPRWRRYSQSSTDHIVETPSVSGGYGNGDVDSNLRYNTLN, from the exons ATGCTGCGATCAAGCAGCGAATTGCTGGCAATAACTTTAGTCTTTTGTACTGTACTCTGTATAg TTTACTGTAAGCATGTTGTTATAACGTCACCTAAACAGGCACTAATCGGCTCAACAATAAACGTTAGCGCTATACTCTATGATGGCAATAAAATCGCATCTAAATCAAGCTATAGATTCACCTGGAAAAACATCGATGGCAGCAGCGAAAAG TCAATTGACACGAGCAATCCATTCTGTAATTGGACCATGACATATACCAAGGATGTTAGCCATTTGGGTAGACAAAAACTGGATGTAAGCGTATCAGAGAAGGAATTGTGGCTATGGATACCAGTAGCTGGGCAAATAGTGGACATAATGCTGGTGGATACACTCAGTGGTGGACTTGAGCTCATACAGCATCAAGTTGTGCGCAGTCAAGATTTTGTCTCCACCCAAAACCCAGTGAACCATAGCATTCAACTGTGGCCCGCTGATAAGGAGTTTTTAGAACAGAATCATTATTATGTGAATACATACTGGTTCCAAAACTGCACATATCTGGGCATGTCGCGCGACTTGGACTATCAAGCGATATATCCTGTGGCTGAACAATATTATGATATTGAAGTATTGATTGTAGCATCGCCATATCCATTGCCAGAGCCAACTACatcaacaactacaacaactacgACAACTACTACCACTACCACAACAACTACATCTacgacaactacaactacgacgacttcaacaacaactgctaaGCCGCCCCCTCGTCTCAAGCGCGATACAAATGAAACTATGCATGCTAATGCCGCTATACTTGGCATCAATTTAGTCAAAGCTGTGCGCGAGCAACAGCTTAGGGATCGCACTAATAACACCAATCAATCCATAGCACTTATAAATCCGTTAGGCGTTCGTCATTTGAGTAAATTATCTCCTAATGACTTGCCACCTTACAATTGTGTTAATCGGAGCCTTATAGCAATGGATACAAGCAAAACTTATGGATTTTTTCATCGTCGCATTATCACCAAAA CTCCCATTTCAGGCTTTTCGAGCAGCGGTAAAAATTGGTTGCAGCATTGGGAGATCATAAACCTTCAAATCGATTGTAAGGGCTCGCCACCATTTAAGATCTGCACGCGTTGGTTCAATG caccCTACAACGCCACAGGCCAAGAATCATGTCAAGATTACTATGAATATGAAACTTGTAATTATAACTATCAGCGCTACTTTTCCGATAGCaaaactattttgttttttatacgcaACGAAGTATCTGAAAGTGTCAATCAAGTTACTGTCAACATTTATGAAG CCAAGCGACAGTCGCAGCTCTCAGTTGTAGTAGTGCCTATTGCCTGCACTTTGGTGGCAGTTTGCTTGGTCATCTTTGGCGTTGCCTATTATATGCAAAGTCGTAATCG GTTTACGGTAGAAGTTGCTGACTTTAATTTTGGTGATACGCAATCTGTAGATATGGAATACAAGACATTCCAGCAGCGATTGATTGACAGCATGCGTGATGCTTGGCCTTGGCCCAGATGGCGACGCTATTCACAATCTAGCACGGATCATATAGTTGAGACACCTTCTGTATCTGGTGGTTATGGCAATGGCGACGTGGACAGCAATTTACGTTACAACACGTTGAATTAA
- the LOC108604543 gene encoding signal recognition particle subunit SRP72, protein MSKETNTKEALVKAAYSDVNKFASNQEYDKAVKAVNRILGVAPDDQTALHCKVVCLMQLSKFDEAHKFIEKNRMNGTLIFEKAYCEYRLNKQLQALKTIDEAGMQPLPDKLKELRTQVLYRLEKYEECLEAYKDIIKNSSDEYEDERRTNLSAVAANLALDPNKDVPDVPEDTYEQYFNSACIQSNRQKFVEAERKLRSSEKLCREFLEEEGASEEEIIEELDVIRVQLAFCLQQQGKTKEAGIIYADCLRHKPKDAALVAVASNNAVVINKDQNVFDSKKKIRAAMADVCEAKLTSRQKQIIALNNCLLALYTNASDQVQQLSQKLVQSYPKIEFEALLIRCSQLAKDHKHKDAIEQLQKFAAAHKTHEFVTKFAIIQLQLLQGNRKDAIETLLSLGEAKYKPGIVSALVTLYLGTDNKPAASAVLKTAVDWYKQNNVSSGDLSDMWRQAAEFHLRGGASETAASSLEELLKLKPNDMKVLAQLVIAYAQFNPKRALEISRKLPKLETLTTASEIDALEAANWVMSAKAAKKTAANAKVEASPGTPAAEKKKSAHRKRKGKLPKNYNAEVAPDPERWLPKYERTGFRKKRGGARAKDIIKGSQGMASGAADQYDMSNRVNLNKNSPATPVYQEPTPGPRQQHRKGGHKKKKGGRF, encoded by the exons ATGTCGAAGGAGACAAATACCAAGGAGGCGTTGGTAAAGGCAGCCTATAGTGATGTCAATAAGTTTGCCAGCAACCAGGAGTACGATAAGGCTGTAAAAGCAGTCAATCGAA TTTTGGGAGTTGCGCCAGATGATCAGACGGCGCTACACTGTAAAGTTGTGTGTCTTATGCAGCTTTCGAAGTTCGACGAGGCGCACAAGTTTATTGAGAAGAATCGTATGAATGGCACGCTAATTTTTGAGAAGGCTTACTGTGAATACCGCTTAAACAAGCAGTTGCAGGCATTAAAAACTATTGATGAAGCAGGCATGCAGCCATTGCCAGATAAGCTGAAGGAGTTGCGCACTCAAGTGCTGTATCGATTGGAGAAATACGAAGAATGCCTGGAGGCGTATAAGGATATCATCAAGAATAGCAGCGACGAATATGAAGACGAGCGCCGCACCAATCTCAGTGCAGTCGCAGCTAATTTGGCATTGGATCCAAATAAGGATGTACCCGATGTGCCAGAGGACACTTATGAACAGTACTTTAATAGTGCTTGCATTCAATCCAATCGTCAAAAGTTCGTGGAAGCTGAGCGTAAGCTACGCTCGAGCGAAAAACTGTGTCGGGAGTTTCTTGAAGAAGAAGGTGCTAGCGAGGAAGAAATCATTGAGGAGTTAGACGTTATACGCGTTCAGCTAgcgttttgcttgcagcagcaggGCAAGACCAAAGAGGCAGGCATTATATATGCTGACTGCTTGCGTCACAAGCCCAAAGATGCTGCTTTAGTAGCagttgccagcaacaatgcGGTGGTCATCAATAAGGATCAAAATGTGTTTGATTCAAAGAAGAAAATACGCGCAGCCATGGCCGATGTATGCGAGGCAAAGCTAACATCacgccaaaagcaaattattgcgTTAAATAAttgccttttggctttgtACACGAATGCCAGCgatcaagtgcagcagctgtcgcAAAAACTGGTGCAAAGCTATCCGAAAATAGAATTTGAAGCGCTTCTCATACGTTGCAGTCAATTGGCTAAGGATCATAAGCACAAGGATGCCATTGAGCAGCTCCAAAAGTttgcagcagcgcacaaaacgcATGAGTTTGTAACGAAGTTTGCCATTATacaactgcaattgttgcag GGTAATCGCAAGGATGCCATTGAAACATTGCTCTCGCTGGGCGAGGCCAAGTATAAGCCTGGTATTGTCTCAGCTCTGGTAACACTTTACTTAGGCACGGACAACAAACCTGCCGCCTCGGCGGTGCTTAAGACTGCTGTTGATTGGTACAAGCAGAACAATGTGAGCAGTGGCGATTTGTCGGACATGTGGCGTCAGGCAGCAGAATTTCATTTGCGTGGTGGCGCCTCGGAGACGGCTGCCAGTTCGCTGGAGGAGTTGCTCAAGCTGAAACCGAATGATATGAAGGTGTTGGCACAGTTGGTCATTGCCTATGCTCAGTTTAATCCTAAACGTGCGCTAGAAATTAGCCGCAAGCTGCCCAAGCTGGAAACATTGACTACCGCCTCGGAAATCGATGCACTTGAGGCGGCCAACTGGGTTATGTCCGCTAAGGCAGCTAAGAAAACAGCAGCCAATGCTAAGGTAGAAGCCTCCCCTGGCACGCCCGCCGCTGAGAAAAAGAAGAGCGCACATcgcaagcgcaaaggaaaaCTGCCCAAGAATTATAACGCAGAGGTGGCGCCAGATCCAGAGCGTTGGCTGCCAAAATATGAACGCACTGGCTTCCGCAAGAAGCGTGGTGGAGCACGTGCCAAGGACATTATCAAGGGCTCTCAGGGCATGGCCTCGGGTGCAGCTGATCAATA TGATATGTCGAATCGTGTCAATCTCAACAAGAATTCACCTGCAACGCCCGTCTATCAGGAGCCCACACCAGGTCCCAGGCAGCAACATCGCAAGGGTGGACACAAAAAGAAGAAGGGCGGACGTTTCTAA
- the LOC108601962 gene encoding septin-2, with product MSAEVDFINKKEVHLRTLKQSGHVGFDSLPDQLVNKSVQNGFVFNVMCIGETGLGKSTLMDTLFNTSFESTPSPHTLPSVKLKAHTYELQESNVRLKLTICDTVGYGDQINKDDSFKAVVDYIDAQFESYLQEELKIKRSLVTCHDSRIHICLYFICPTGHGLKSLDLVCMKKLDSKVNIIPVIAKADTISKVELQRFKAKIIQELNTNGVHIYQFPTDDETVADTNSVMNSHIPFAVVGSTEFIKVGNKLIRARQYPWGTVQVENETHCDFVKLREMLIRTNMEDMREKTHTRHYELYRQKRLEQMGFSDVDSENKPVSFQQTFEAKRSNHLAELQSKEEEVRQMFVQRVKEKEAELKESEKDLHLKFEKLKRDHAEEKRKLEESRKALEEDYLDFQRRKQQLATAHHTLTLGKSKKK from the exons atgtcTGCCGAAGTagactttataaataaaaaagaagtgCATTTGCGCACACTGAAGCAATCCGGACACGTAGGATTCGATAGCTTACCGGATCAGTTGGTCAACAAGAGCGTACAAAATGGATTCGTTTTCAACGTCATGTGTATTG GCGAGACGGGATTGGGAAAATCCACGTTGATGGACACATTGTTCAACACAAGCTTTGAATCGACACCCAGTCCTCATACACTGCCCAGCGTCAAATTGAAGGCGCATACTTACGAGCTGCAAGAGAGTAATGTGCGTCTTAAGCTAACGATTTGTGACACTGTGGGTTACGGCGATCAAATTAACAAGGATGACTCCTTCAAAGCTGTCGTCGACTATATTGATGCACAGTTTGAGAGTTATTTACAGGAGGAATTAAAAATCAAGCGGTCGCTGGTTACATGTCATGATAGTCGCATACACATCTGTTTATACTTCATTTGTCCAACAGGACATGGTCTGAAGTCCCTAGATTTGGTGTGCATGAAAAAGTTGGATAGTAAAGTGAATATAATACCAGTTATAGCCAAAGCTGATACGATTTCCAAGGTCGAACTCCAACGGTTCAAAGCTAAGATTATACAGGAGCTAAACACAAATGGTGTGCATATTTATCAGTTTCCCACAGATGATGAAACCGTTGCAGATACCAACAGCGTTATGAACTCCCATATACCCTTTGCTGTTGTGGGCAGCACTGAGTTCATTAAGGTGGGCAACAAGCTAATACGTGCACGTCAGTATCCTTGGGGCACTGTGCAGGTTGAGAATGAGACTCACTGCGATTTTGTCAAGCTGCGAGAAATGCTTATACGCACCAACATGGAGGATATGCGTGAGAAGACCCACACGCGCCACTATGAACTGTATCGACAGAAGCGTCTCGAGCAAATGGGATTCAGTGATGTGGACAGCGAGAACAAACCTGTCTCATTCCAGCAGACCTTTGAAGCAAAACGCTCCAATCATTTGGCCGAGCTTCAATCCAAAGAGGAAGAGGTGCGTCAGATGTTTGTGCAGCGTGTCAAAGAGAAGGAAGCTGAGCTAAAAGAAAGCGAGAaagatttgcatttaaagtttgAGAAATTGAAGCGCGATCATGCCGAGGAGAAGCGTAAGCTAGAAGAATCTCGTAAAGCTCTGGAGGAGGACTATTTGGACTTTCAAAGACGCAAGCAACAGCTGGCTACGGCACATCATACACTCACGCTGGGCAAAAGCAAGAAGAAATAG